The following coding sequences are from one Kallotenue papyrolyticum window:
- a CDS encoding hydroxymethylglutaryl-CoA lyase, whose protein sequence is MLRAGPLSHLPARVSIREVGPRDGLQNEDVILSTAQKIALITCLAETGVRHIEVGAFVHPRVVPQMADTAEVFARIERKPGIVYSAIVPNVKGAQRAIAAGADAIQVFLSASESHNRSNVNMSIEDSLRQAAEIAQVVRGAGKLFDAVISVVFGCPFEGDVPLERVLEIARRLVDLGAARLTLGDTTGMAHPRLVQEVFLAFAEHLPRVPVRFHPHSARGAGLANVLAALEVGVTRFDASVGGIGGCPFAPGAPGNVCTEDMVHMFHEMGIETGIDLPRLIACARNLEALLGHELPGQTIKAGICGHLGPSGQPRAADQRAVSA, encoded by the coding sequence ATGCTGCGAGCAGGGCCGTTGAGTCATCTGCCGGCGCGCGTCTCGATCCGCGAGGTCGGGCCGCGTGACGGTTTACAGAACGAGGATGTGATCCTCTCGACCGCGCAGAAGATCGCGCTGATCACCTGCCTGGCCGAGACCGGGGTGCGCCATATCGAGGTCGGCGCGTTTGTGCATCCGCGCGTCGTGCCCCAGATGGCCGACACTGCCGAGGTCTTTGCGCGTATCGAGCGCAAACCCGGGATTGTGTACAGCGCGATTGTGCCCAATGTCAAGGGCGCGCAGCGCGCCATCGCCGCCGGCGCGGACGCGATCCAGGTCTTTCTCAGCGCTTCGGAAAGCCACAATCGCAGCAACGTCAACATGAGCATCGAGGACTCCCTGCGCCAGGCCGCCGAGATTGCGCAGGTGGTGCGCGGCGCGGGCAAGCTCTTCGACGCTGTGATCTCGGTGGTCTTCGGCTGTCCCTTCGAGGGCGATGTGCCGCTCGAGCGCGTGCTGGAGATCGCGCGGCGCCTGGTGGACCTGGGCGCCGCGCGCTTGACGCTGGGCGATACCACCGGCATGGCCCATCCGCGGCTGGTGCAGGAGGTGTTTCTGGCCTTTGCCGAGCACCTGCCGCGCGTGCCGGTGCGTTTCCATCCCCACAGCGCGCGCGGCGCGGGGCTGGCCAACGTGTTGGCAGCGCTGGAAGTGGGCGTGACGCGCTTCGATGCCAGCGTCGGCGGCATCGGCGGCTGTCCCTTCGCGCCGGGCGCGCCCGGCAACGTCTGCACCGAAGATATGGTGCACATGTTCCATGAGATGGGCATCGAGACCGGCATCGACCTGCCGCGGCTGATCGCCTGCGCGCGCAACCTGGAGGCGCTGCTGGGCCACGAGCTGCCGGGTCAGACGATCAAAGCCGGCATCTGCGGTCACCTGGGGCCGAGCGGCCAGCCACGCGCCGCCGATCAGCGCGCGGTATCGGCCTGA
- a CDS encoding Lrp/AsnC family transcriptional regulator: MVTAFVMIKTEGRRASEVAQRIAAIEHVAEVYSVTGDYDLIAILRLPDYERLAEVVPDQIAITDGITDTQTVLAFRAFTRRELDSAYDIGLS, translated from the coding sequence ATGGTTACCGCGTTTGTGATGATCAAAACCGAAGGGCGTCGCGCCTCAGAAGTCGCTCAGCGCATTGCCGCGATCGAGCACGTGGCCGAGGTATACAGCGTGACCGGCGACTACGACCTGATCGCCATCCTGCGCCTGCCCGACTATGAGCGTCTGGCCGAGGTGGTGCCCGATCAGATCGCGATCACCGACGGCATCACCGACACGCAGACCGTGCTGGCCTTCCGCGCCTTTACGCGGCGCGAACTAGACAGCGCCTACGACATCGGCCTGTCGTAG
- a CDS encoding ABC transporter ATP-binding protein encodes MMGGLGGPRHLLEQDAGKPHNLGATLARFWHYFRRYWLGLVLALVMIVGSTWTQVTAPELIGQAVDCFLFPNPDTCWYASVSRTATIAARLSGLGGLVLLLVALFVGGALLSGLAFYAMNWSGQHALRQIREDLFAQLHRLSLSFYARNEVGNIMSRITSDTDTIQQVLGFALLNVISGVLLIGWIVVKMLQANVPYALLSLSVVPLMAIATFYFSAQARKAFRHSREQMGSVNAGLQERIAGAREVQAFNREDESIAQFMRTNAANRDANIRAATFTSALNPVLEALGYVAIAIVVVVGGLSVLRNQPLLGSAPISLGLVFAFLQYVQRFNQPITQIAVLWTNVQNAIAGGERIFGLLALAPDVSDKPDAISMPPIQGKVEFIDVEAAYQPGQPVLRGVSFSAEPGQTIAIVGPTGAGKTTLVNLIPRFYDVTSGAVKIDGIDVRDVTARSLRAQIGIVLQDAFLFSDTVMNNIRYGRLDASDEEVIAAAKLAAAHDFIERLPDGYQTMLGERGSGLSQGQRQLIAIARAALANPRILILDEATSSVDTRTERLIQAAFDRLLEGRTSFVIAHRLSTIRNADQVLMLKDGEIVERGTHQELLARQGAYYELYMSQFQREVAPQQA; translated from the coding sequence ATGATGGGAGGACTTGGCGGTCCGCGTCACTTGCTGGAGCAGGACGCAGGCAAGCCGCACAACCTCGGCGCGACACTGGCCCGCTTCTGGCACTACTTCCGACGCTACTGGCTCGGCCTGGTGCTCGCGCTCGTGATGATCGTCGGCAGTACCTGGACGCAGGTGACCGCGCCGGAGCTGATCGGTCAGGCCGTGGATTGCTTTTTGTTCCCTAATCCCGACACCTGCTGGTACGCCAGCGTCAGCCGTACGGCCACGATCGCCGCGCGTCTCAGCGGGCTGGGCGGCCTGGTGCTGCTGCTGGTCGCGTTGTTTGTCGGCGGCGCGCTGCTGTCGGGCCTGGCCTTCTACGCGATGAACTGGTCGGGTCAGCACGCCCTGCGCCAGATCCGCGAGGACCTCTTTGCGCAGCTGCACCGTCTATCGCTGAGCTTCTACGCGCGCAACGAGGTCGGCAATATCATGAGTCGCATCACCAGCGACACCGACACGATCCAGCAGGTGCTCGGCTTTGCGCTGCTCAACGTGATCAGCGGCGTGTTGTTGATCGGCTGGATCGTGGTTAAGATGCTGCAGGCGAACGTGCCGTATGCGCTGCTGAGCCTCAGCGTCGTGCCGCTGATGGCGATCGCCACCTTCTACTTCTCAGCGCAGGCGCGCAAGGCCTTCCGCCACAGCCGCGAGCAGATGGGCAGCGTCAATGCCGGGCTGCAAGAGCGCATCGCCGGCGCGCGCGAGGTGCAGGCCTTCAACCGCGAGGATGAGAGCATCGCGCAGTTTATGCGCACCAACGCCGCCAACCGCGATGCTAATATCCGCGCTGCAACGTTTACCAGCGCGCTCAACCCGGTGCTGGAAGCGTTGGGCTATGTCGCCATCGCGATCGTGGTGGTGGTGGGTGGACTGTCGGTGTTGCGCAACCAGCCGTTGCTCGGCAGCGCGCCGATCTCGCTCGGCCTGGTGTTTGCCTTTCTGCAGTATGTGCAGCGTTTCAATCAGCCGATCACGCAGATCGCCGTACTGTGGACCAATGTCCAGAACGCGATCGCGGGCGGCGAGCGCATCTTCGGACTGCTCGCGCTCGCTCCCGACGTGAGCGACAAGCCCGACGCGATCAGCATGCCACCAATCCAGGGCAAGGTCGAATTCATCGATGTCGAGGCCGCCTACCAGCCCGGCCAGCCGGTGCTGCGCGGGGTCAGCTTCAGCGCCGAACCGGGCCAGACGATCGCCATCGTCGGGCCGACCGGCGCGGGCAAAACCACGCTCGTCAACCTGATCCCGCGCTTCTATGACGTCACCAGCGGAGCGGTCAAGATCGACGGCATCGATGTGCGTGATGTGACGGCGCGCAGCCTGCGCGCGCAGATCGGCATCGTGCTGCAGGACGCGTTCCTGTTCTCCGATACCGTGATGAACAACATTCGCTATGGCCGCCTCGATGCGAGCGATGAAGAGGTCATTGCGGCTGCCAAACTGGCTGCGGCCCACGACTTCATCGAGCGCCTGCCGGACGGCTATCAGACCATGCTCGGCGAGCGCGGCAGTGGCCTCAGCCAGGGCCAACGCCAGTTGATCGCCATCGCGCGCGCCGCCCTGGCCAACCCGCGCATTCTGATTCTCGACGAAGCAACCTCCAGCGTTGACACGCGCACCGAACGCCTGATCCAGGCCGCCTTCGACCGGCTGCTGGAAGGGCGCACCAGCTTCGTGATCGCCCACCGCCTCTCGACGATCCGCAACGCCGATCAGGTGCTGATGCTCAAAGACGGCGAGATCGTCGAGCGCGGCACCCACCAGGAGCTGCTGGCGCGCCAGGGCGCCTACTACGAGCTGTACATGAGCCAGTTTCAGCGCGAGGTCGCGCCGCAGCAGGCCTGA
- a CDS encoding DMT family transporter — translation MNQRRAWLPYLVLLGGVLVASTAAIMIRQAQQLGVDSLTIAAGRLTFAALVLTPIAWSRAGDELRRMSRRDWSWALASGGFLALHFATWISSLAFTSVASSTALVATNPIFVALGSWLLFRERQAAGVWLGVLLTVGGSILIGFSDSSGGSGANPLLGDVLALLGALGGSAYFLVGRSLRRHLTTLPYIWAVYSTAAVVLLVWMTLAGGSLWGLPPLAYLLLLGLALGPQLLGHTAFNWSIRYVSATVVTVAILGEPIGSTILAFWLLDQPVRPLQVIGGLILLGGIAAATLAEHRAQRDARQAVEIEGALAQ, via the coding sequence ATGAATCAGCGACGTGCCTGGCTTCCGTACTTGGTGCTGTTGGGCGGCGTTCTGGTCGCCTCTACCGCGGCGATCATGATCCGCCAAGCCCAACAGCTTGGCGTCGATTCGCTGACGATTGCCGCCGGGCGGCTGACCTTCGCCGCGCTGGTGCTGACGCCGATCGCCTGGAGCCGCGCCGGCGACGAACTACGCCGCATGTCGCGGCGCGATTGGAGCTGGGCGCTAGCGTCGGGCGGTTTTCTGGCGCTGCACTTCGCCACCTGGATCAGCTCGCTGGCCTTTACCTCGGTCGCCTCGTCCACAGCGCTGGTCGCCACCAACCCGATCTTTGTGGCGCTGGGCTCGTGGCTGCTCTTCCGCGAACGGCAGGCGGCGGGCGTCTGGCTGGGCGTGCTGCTGACCGTGGGCGGCTCGATCCTGATCGGCTTCAGCGACAGCAGCGGCGGCAGCGGCGCCAATCCGCTGCTGGGTGACGTGCTGGCCTTGCTCGGCGCGCTAGGCGGTTCGGCCTATTTTCTGGTGGGCCGTAGCCTGCGCCGCCATCTGACCACGCTGCCTTACATCTGGGCGGTATACTCCACCGCGGCGGTGGTGCTGCTGGTGTGGATGACGCTGGCCGGCGGATCGCTGTGGGGCCTGCCGCCGCTGGCCTACCTGTTGCTGCTCGGTCTGGCGCTGGGCCCGCAGTTGCTGGGCCATACCGCCTTCAACTGGTCGATCCGCTACGTCTCGGCGACGGTCGTCACCGTGGCGATCCTGGGCGAGCCGATCGGCTCGACGATCCTGGCCTTCTGGCTGCTGGATCAGCCGGTGCGGCCACTCCAGGTGATCGGCGGACTGATCCTGCTGGGGGGTATCGCCGCCGCAACGCTGGCCGAGCATCGCGCGCAGCGAGACGCGCGGCAGGCGGTCGAGATCGAGGGGGCGCTGGCGCAGTGA
- a CDS encoding DMT family transporter gives MPERDRLRGSLLVLTAACLWATLGLFYRTLAEDYGLSRGVIVAYRAGIAALTLLVVLALTRRDLLIVRRRDWPYFLSFGSLGVAAFFLVYIRATTTGPLAVAAVLMYTAPVWIMLWAALRQGEPLTRRKVVALALALSGCALVANLFDRANLNVNGLALLYGVLSGIAYAAYSLWSAAGTQRGYAVWTVVVYALGIGALVLFATQPLQESLKPLRQPGAWPWLLGVALGPSLLAQTCFTYGLTSIRTSTASILATIEPVVAAVLGWLVVEPPEPLSAVQIAGGALVLAAVIVLTRPARATAPQAGEHRPAEHLAQ, from the coding sequence ATGCCCGAGCGCGATCGTTTGCGTGGAAGCCTGCTGGTACTCACCGCCGCCTGCCTATGGGCCACGCTGGGCCTGTTTTACCGCACGCTGGCCGAGGACTACGGCCTGAGTCGCGGCGTGATCGTGGCCTACCGCGCCGGCATCGCGGCGCTGACGCTGTTGGTGGTGCTGGCCCTGACGCGTCGCGACCTGCTGATCGTCCGGCGGCGCGACTGGCCCTACTTTCTCAGCTTTGGCAGCCTGGGCGTGGCCGCCTTTTTCCTGGTGTACATCCGCGCGACGACCACCGGTCCGCTGGCCGTCGCCGCCGTGCTGATGTACACCGCGCCGGTGTGGATCATGCTCTGGGCCGCGCTGCGGCAGGGCGAGCCGCTGACCCGCCGCAAGGTGGTAGCACTGGCGCTGGCCTTGAGCGGCTGCGCGCTGGTCGCCAACCTGTTCGACCGCGCCAACCTCAACGTCAACGGTCTGGCGCTGCTCTACGGCGTGCTGTCGGGGATCGCCTATGCCGCCTACAGCCTGTGGAGCGCCGCAGGCACGCAGCGCGGCTATGCCGTCTGGACGGTTGTGGTCTATGCGCTGGGCATCGGCGCGCTGGTGCTGTTCGCTACGCAGCCACTGCAGGAGTCGCTCAAGCCGCTGCGCCAGCCCGGCGCCTGGCCCTGGCTGCTGGGCGTCGCGCTGGGGCCGTCGCTGCTGGCGCAGACCTGCTTTACCTATGGCCTGACTTCGATCCGCACCTCGACCGCCTCGATCCTGGCGACGATCGAGCCGGTCGTCGCCGCTGTGCTCGGCTGGCTAGTCGTCGAGCCGCCGGAGCCGCTCAGCGCGGTGCAGATCGCCGGCGGCGCACTGGTGCTGGCTGCGGTGATCGTGTTGACGCGGCCGGCGCGCGCCACCGCGCCACAAGCTGGTGAGCACCGGCCAGCCGAACATCTCGCGCAATGA
- a CDS encoding carboxyl transferase domain-containing protein, whose product MPVIQSHIDPRSEEFKHNRAYHEALARELRERLAEVREGGKAEARARHEARGKLFVRERIERLIDPESAFLELSPLAAYGVYEDEVPAAGIVTGIGRVCGQEVMIVANDATVKGGTYYPLTVKKHLRAQEIAQQNHLPCIYLVDSGGAFLPLQAEVFPDRDHFGRIFYNQAQMSALGIPQIAAVMGSCTAGGAYVPAMSDEVVIVKGTGTIFLGGPPLVKAATGEEVSAEELGGADVHTRLSGVADYFAENDEHALALVRQIVANLNRRKPQPWVLQTPEEPRYDPGEIYGILPSDPRKQYDVREIIARIVDGSRLDEFKARFGTTLVCGFAHIMGIPVGILANNGILFSESALKGAHFIELCCSRNIPLIFLQNITGFMVGKQYENEGIAKHGAKLVMAVSNAQVPKFTVIIGGSFGAGNYGMAGRAFSPRLLWMWPNSRISVMGGTQAANVLLTVRRDNLRAQGRDMTPEEQQAFMQPILEKYEHEGNPYYSTARLWDDGILDPIDTRMALALGLSMAANAPIPPTQWGVFRM is encoded by the coding sequence ATGCCAGTGATCCAATCGCATATCGATCCCCGCAGCGAGGAGTTCAAGCACAACCGCGCCTATCACGAGGCGCTGGCCCGCGAGCTGCGCGAACGGCTGGCCGAGGTGCGCGAAGGCGGCAAGGCCGAGGCGCGCGCCCGCCATGAAGCACGCGGCAAACTCTTTGTGCGCGAGCGCATCGAACGGCTGATCGATCCCGAGAGCGCCTTTCTGGAGCTCTCGCCGCTGGCCGCCTACGGTGTGTACGAGGACGAGGTGCCCGCCGCCGGCATCGTCACCGGCATTGGTCGGGTCTGCGGCCAGGAGGTGATGATCGTCGCCAACGATGCCACCGTCAAAGGCGGCACCTACTACCCGCTGACGGTTAAAAAGCACCTGCGCGCGCAGGAGATCGCCCAGCAGAACCACCTGCCCTGCATCTACCTGGTCGATAGCGGCGGCGCGTTTCTGCCGTTGCAGGCCGAGGTCTTTCCCGATCGCGACCACTTCGGGCGCATCTTCTACAATCAGGCCCAGATGTCGGCGCTGGGCATTCCGCAGATCGCCGCGGTGATGGGCTCGTGCACCGCGGGTGGCGCCTACGTGCCGGCGATGAGCGATGAAGTGGTGATCGTCAAGGGCACCGGCACGATCTTTCTGGGCGGGCCGCCGCTGGTCAAGGCCGCGACCGGCGAAGAGGTCAGCGCCGAAGAGTTGGGCGGCGCCGATGTGCATACGCGGCTGTCGGGCGTGGCCGACTACTTCGCCGAGAACGATGAGCATGCGCTGGCGCTGGTGCGGCAGATCGTCGCCAACCTCAACCGGCGCAAGCCGCAGCCCTGGGTGCTGCAGACGCCCGAAGAGCCGCGCTACGATCCCGGCGAGATCTACGGCATTCTGCCGAGCGATCCGCGCAAGCAGTACGATGTGCGCGAGATCATCGCGCGTATCGTGGACGGCTCGCGCCTAGACGAGTTCAAAGCGCGCTTCGGCACCACACTGGTGTGCGGCTTTGCGCACATCATGGGCATCCCGGTTGGGATCCTGGCCAACAACGGCATTCTGTTCTCCGAGAGCGCGCTCAAGGGCGCGCACTTTATCGAGCTGTGCTGTAGCCGCAACATCCCGCTGATCTTTTTGCAGAACATCACCGGCTTCATGGTCGGCAAGCAGTACGAAAACGAGGGCATCGCCAAACACGGCGCCAAGCTGGTGATGGCCGTCTCCAACGCGCAGGTGCCCAAGTTCACGGTGATCATCGGCGGCTCCTTCGGCGCGGGCAACTACGGCATGGCCGGACGCGCCTTCAGCCCGCGGTTGCTGTGGATGTGGCCCAACAGCCGCATCTCGGTGATGGGCGGCACGCAGGCGGCCAACGTCCTGCTGACGGTGCGCCGTGATAATCTGCGCGCGCAGGGCCGCGACATGACGCCCGAAGAGCAGCAGGCCTTTATGCAGCCGATCCTGGAGAAGTACGAGCACGAGGGCAATCCCTACTACTCCACGGCGCGGCTGTGGGACGACGGCATCCTTGATCCGATCGATACGCGCATGGCGCTGGCGTTGGGCCTTTCCATGGCCGCCAACGCGCCGATTCCACCCACGCAGTGGGGCGTGTTCCGTATGTAG
- a CDS encoding enoyl-CoA hydratase-related protein yields MAYQHITLTRDGARATLTLNRPELHNAFSPELIAELTAACAELAADAAVRVVVLTGAGRSFCAGADLRWMRASLELSRDDNIADAERLAAMYEALDTLPKPVVGRVNGAAIGGGAGLVACCDIVIAAQSARFGFSEVKLGILPAVIARYVVPKIGLSQARALFITGQRFEAAQAQRIGLVHEVVPDAELDTAVARLVAELGSSGPQAVARIKHLLRAVTSLPPDAATRATVEAIADARVSDEGQEGLRAFLEKRRPAWSV; encoded by the coding sequence GTGGCCTATCAGCACATCACTCTGACGCGCGACGGCGCGCGTGCAACGTTGACGCTCAACCGGCCTGAGCTGCACAATGCCTTCAGCCCCGAGTTGATCGCCGAACTGACCGCCGCCTGCGCGGAGCTGGCCGCCGATGCCGCGGTACGCGTGGTGGTGCTCACCGGCGCGGGCCGCTCCTTCTGCGCTGGCGCCGATCTGCGCTGGATGCGCGCCAGTCTGGAGCTGTCGCGCGACGACAACATTGCCGATGCCGAGCGCCTGGCGGCGATGTACGAGGCGCTTGACACGTTGCCCAAGCCAGTGGTGGGCCGCGTCAACGGGGCGGCCATTGGCGGTGGCGCCGGGCTGGTGGCCTGCTGCGATATCGTGATCGCGGCGCAGAGTGCGCGCTTTGGCTTCAGCGAGGTCAAACTGGGGATTCTGCCGGCGGTCATCGCGCGCTACGTGGTGCCCAAGATCGGCCTGAGTCAGGCGCGGGCGCTGTTTATCACCGGCCAGCGCTTCGAGGCAGCGCAGGCGCAGCGCATCGGCTTGGTGCACGAGGTCGTGCCCGATGCCGAGCTGGATACCGCTGTCGCGCGCCTGGTTGCCGAGCTGGGGTCGAGCGGGCCGCAGGCCGTGGCGCGCATCAAACACCTGCTGCGGGCGGTCACCAGCCTGCCGCCCGATGCAGCGACCCGCGCTACGGTGGAGGCTATCGCCGATGCGCGCGTCAGCGACGAGGGCCAGGAAGGCTTGCGCGCCTTTCTCGAGAAGCGCCGGCCAGCCTGGAGCGTCTAG
- the mug gene encoding G/U mismatch-specific DNA glycosylase: MTGQPPPKPSRAELAAAVNRSVPDVIAPGLRVLFCGINPGLYSGATGHHFARPGNRFWPALHAAGFTERVLRPWEERELLRVGCGITNVVARTTASAAELSAEEIIAGGRALVAKVLHVQPRFLAVLGVTVYRTAFAQPRARLGRQPQRIGTTQVWVLPNPSGLNAHYQLADLARLFAELRQAAFAD; the protein is encoded by the coding sequence ATGACCGGTCAGCCACCACCCAAACCCAGCCGCGCCGAGCTGGCTGCTGCCGTCAACCGTTCCGTGCCCGACGTGATCGCCCCCGGGCTGCGCGTGTTGTTCTGCGGGATCAATCCCGGCCTGTATTCGGGCGCGACCGGCCACCATTTCGCGCGGCCCGGCAACCGTTTCTGGCCGGCGCTGCATGCCGCCGGTTTCACCGAGCGCGTATTGCGCCCCTGGGAGGAGCGCGAGTTGTTGCGCGTCGGCTGCGGCATCACCAACGTGGTGGCGCGTACCACGGCCAGCGCCGCCGAACTGAGCGCCGAGGAGATCATCGCTGGTGGCCGCGCGCTGGTGGCGAAGGTGCTGCACGTGCAACCGCGCTTTCTGGCGGTGCTGGGCGTGACGGTATATCGCACCGCCTTTGCGCAGCCGCGCGCCCGATTGGGCCGCCAGCCACAGCGCATCGGCACGACGCAGGTCTGGGTGCTGCCCAATCCCAGCGGATTGAATGCTCACTACCAACTGGCCGATCTGGCGCGGCTCTTCGCCGAGCTGCGCCAGGCGGCCTTTGCCGATTAA
- the menA gene encoding 1,4-dihydroxy-2-naphthoate octaprenyltransferase produces MRRSVRIWWQTLRPWSYTAAVIPVLLGAAIAAYDGYADLGRLLLALIGSIAIQAGTNLANEYYDDQKGLDKVQTIGIGGAIQRGELSARQVLIAALIAFGIGAAIGLYLVSLTGPFIFWLGLISIAVGYFYTAEPLALAYRGLGEVAVFIFMGPVIVVGSYYVQAQQITLPVVLASLPVGFLVAAILHANNLRDLDLDRQFGKRTLATILGRARANIEYYLLIGGTYLSLLLTVLFGVAPWWTLIALLTLPLAIRPMRIVAREHEPHRLQPVLRQTAKLHTQFGLLLILGWLAAWLVEARG; encoded by the coding sequence ATGCGACGCTCTGTGCGCATCTGGTGGCAAACGCTCCGGCCCTGGAGCTACACCGCCGCGGTGATCCCCGTGCTGCTAGGCGCGGCGATCGCCGCCTACGACGGCTATGCCGATCTGGGCCGCCTGCTGCTGGCGCTGATCGGCTCGATTGCGATCCAGGCCGGCACCAATCTGGCCAACGAATACTACGACGATCAAAAAGGGCTCGATAAAGTGCAGACCATCGGCATCGGCGGCGCGATCCAGCGCGGCGAGCTCAGCGCGCGCCAGGTGCTGATCGCGGCGCTGATCGCCTTTGGCATCGGCGCGGCGATCGGCCTGTACCTAGTCAGCTTGACCGGGCCGTTTATCTTCTGGCTGGGGCTGATCAGCATTGCCGTGGGCTATTTCTATACCGCCGAACCGCTGGCGCTGGCCTACCGCGGGCTGGGTGAGGTAGCCGTGTTTATCTTCATGGGGCCGGTGATCGTTGTCGGCTCGTATTATGTCCAGGCGCAGCAGATAACCCTACCGGTGGTGCTGGCCTCGCTGCCGGTGGGCTTTCTGGTGGCGGCGATCCTGCACGCCAACAACCTGCGCGACCTGGATCTCGACCGCCAGTTCGGCAAGCGCACGCTGGCGACGATCCTGGGCCGCGCGCGCGCCAACATCGAGTACTACCTGCTGATCGGCGGCACCTACCTGTCGCTGCTCCTGACGGTGCTCTTCGGCGTCGCGCCGTGGTGGACGCTGATTGCGCTGTTGACGCTGCCCCTGGCGATCCGCCCCATGCGCATCGTGGCGCGCGAACACGAACCGCATCGGCTGCAGCCGGTGCTGCGCCAGACCGCCAAACTGCATACCCAGTTCGGCCTGCTACTGATCCTGGGCTGGCTGGCGGCCTGGCTCGTCGAAGCACGTGGTTGA